One Solibacillus sp. R5-41 DNA segment encodes these proteins:
- a CDS encoding HD domain-containing protein → MKDAIIQKCNYLTEAEVIQLQSAMAFSEKAHQGQTRATGEPYIIHPLEVCLMLSEYHADITSLISALLHDVVEDTHVSLNEIKEYYGSHVSFIVDGLTKFEKGSFENEEYKAINTEKLLSTALLDIRVAVIKLADRLHNMRTLAIKRIEKTIPYANETLLFFSPLAEKVGLYKLQEELEDLGFSYLNSHRYTQYKKIMEEYTLIFTDISHKITDDLQLKDLNNDIIHVEWRKTPLYKSYILLSEGQEFSDLFTIHITTKTTLKCYSVLGIIHSLFEHVPHKLIDHIAIEKHPFIKYLETKVRINQLNIRVVIHDEATSNFYKHGVFEYLDEIQIQYLSESLLSNSIHSIQSIAPNSVAFCDLISFELFQKEITVFTPNLDSITLPENSNIIDFAFAFNPSLANRMAFAKVNGEVTSLQTILQDMDIVEIHTNKQVMVTTKWLIGVKTSKAIKEIMQIIDANK, encoded by the coding sequence GTGAAGGATGCAATTATTCAAAAGTGCAATTATTTAACCGAAGCTGAAGTAATACAATTACAATCTGCAATGGCATTCTCAGAAAAAGCACATCAAGGTCAAACAAGAGCAACTGGAGAGCCATATATTATTCATCCACTTGAAGTATGCTTGATGTTATCAGAGTATCACGCAGACATAACTTCTTTAATAAGTGCTTTACTCCATGATGTAGTGGAGGATACCCACGTTTCTTTGAATGAAATTAAAGAATATTATGGTTCGCATGTGAGTTTCATCGTGGATGGATTAACAAAGTTTGAAAAAGGCTCATTTGAAAATGAAGAATACAAAGCCATAAATACGGAAAAACTCCTTTCCACTGCTTTACTTGATATTCGTGTCGCAGTAATTAAACTTGCAGATCGATTGCATAATATGAGAACTCTTGCTATTAAAAGAATTGAAAAGACAATTCCGTACGCCAATGAAACGTTACTATTTTTTTCTCCACTTGCCGAAAAGGTTGGATTATATAAGTTGCAGGAGGAATTAGAAGATTTAGGTTTCAGCTACTTAAACTCTCATCGATATACGCAATATAAAAAGATAATGGAAGAATACACTTTAATTTTCACTGATATTTCCCATAAAATTACCGATGATTTACAATTGAAAGACTTAAACAATGATATTATTCATGTTGAATGGAGAAAAACACCTCTCTATAAATCTTACATTTTATTAAGCGAGGGACAAGAATTTTCAGATCTTTTCACTATTCACATAACAACCAAAACAACACTTAAATGCTATTCTGTTCTGGGAATTATCCATTCCTTATTTGAACATGTGCCTCATAAGCTTATTGACCATATAGCAATAGAAAAGCATCCATTTATTAAATATTTGGAAACGAAAGTTAGAATAAACCAGCTTAATATTCGTGTAGTGATTCATGATGAAGCAACTAGTAACTTTTATAAACATGGTGTTTTTGAATATTTAGATGAAATCCAAATACAATATCTAAGTGAATCGTTATTAAGTAACTCCATTCATTCTATACAATCTATCGCACCTAATTCTGTTGCATTTTGTGATCTAATTTCATTTGAATTATTTCAAAAGGAGATAACAGTGTTCACACCGAATTTGGATTCAATCACACTTCCAGAAAACTCAAACATTATCGATTTTGCATTTGCATTTAACCCTTCACTGGCAAATAGAATGGCTTTTGCAAAAGTGAATGGTGAAGTTACATCTCTCCAAACAATACTACAAGATATGGATATTGTTGAAATCCATACGAATAAGCAGGTAATGGTGACCACTAAATGGTTAATCGGTGTAAAAACATCCAAGGCAATTAAAGAAATAATGCAAATTATTGATGCAAACAAGTAA
- a CDS encoding hemolysin family protein produces MDSNILNIILLIIFLGLTAFFVAAEFAVVKIRKSRIDQLIDEGNKKAVIAKKVVSDLDYYLSACQLGITITAIGLGAFTKPYIKQLMYPVFEWLNTPDTVMNILSYGIALAVVSYLHVVIGEMAPKTLAIQFSEKTTLLLAPSLYYFGKVMYPFIKALNGTSRFLLRAVGVKSASEDQAYSEEELKIIMAQSFQGGEIDKQELEYMENVFTFDEHVVKDIMVPRREIIAIDQNMETKQIVSILDEHNYTRYPVVEENDKDKIIGFVNANKLLSRIVTNRHVNLTDFVRTIPFVFEQTSIQNALLKMQEERVHIAVVIDEYGGTAGILTMEDILEELVGEIRDEFDADEVDEIRKTGENEYTINSRVMLEDLEDRFGLEFEDSEGIDTIGGWALQSGLAIESEVIQGVEIQHGNHVWVIGEVDNYHIKEVVFKQNFLKQ; encoded by the coding sequence TTGGACTCGAATATATTAAATATCATTTTATTAATTATCTTCTTAGGACTGACAGCATTTTTTGTAGCAGCTGAGTTTGCAGTCGTTAAAATTCGTAAATCAAGGATTGATCAACTTATTGATGAAGGCAATAAGAAAGCGGTCATTGCTAAGAAAGTAGTAAGTGATCTTGATTATTATTTATCAGCTTGTCAATTAGGTATTACCATCACAGCAATTGGTTTAGGTGCATTTACAAAACCGTATATCAAACAATTAATGTATCCAGTATTTGAATGGTTAAATACCCCAGATACAGTTATGAATATTTTATCTTATGGTATAGCACTTGCTGTAGTAAGTTATCTACATGTGGTAATTGGAGAAATGGCACCAAAAACATTAGCAATTCAGTTTTCCGAAAAAACGACATTACTTTTAGCACCGTCACTTTACTATTTTGGAAAAGTAATGTATCCGTTTATTAAAGCATTAAACGGTACATCTCGCTTTTTGTTACGTGCAGTTGGTGTAAAGTCAGCTAGTGAAGACCAAGCTTACTCGGAAGAAGAATTGAAAATAATTATGGCACAAAGCTTCCAGGGCGGGGAAATTGATAAGCAAGAATTAGAATACATGGAAAATGTGTTTACATTTGATGAGCACGTTGTAAAAGATATAATGGTTCCACGTAGAGAAATTATTGCAATTGATCAAAATATGGAAACAAAACAAATTGTCTCGATTTTAGATGAACATAATTATACCCGTTATCCAGTTGTTGAAGAAAATGATAAAGATAAAATTATTGGCTTTGTTAACGCAAATAAATTACTAAGCCGCATAGTAACGAATCGTCATGTGAATTTGACAGATTTTGTCCGCACTATACCATTTGTATTTGAACAAACTTCAATACAAAATGCATTGTTAAAAATGCAAGAAGAACGTGTGCATATCGCGGTCGTTATTGATGAGTATGGCGGGACTGCTGGTATTTTAACAATGGAGGATATTTTAGAGGAGCTTGTGGGTGAAATTCGTGATGAATTTGATGCGGACGAAGTGGATGAAATCCGAAAGACAGGCGAAAATGAATATACGATTAATAGCCGTGTAATGTTAGAAGATTTAGAAGATCGCTTCGGTCTCGAATTCGAGGATAGTGAAGGAATTGATACAATTGGTGGTTGGGCACTTCAATCAGGTTTAGCAATTGAATCAGAAGTAATTCAAGGTGTCGAAATACAACACGGTAATCATGTATGGGTTATTGGTGAAGTGGACAACTATCATATTAAAGAAGTAGTCTTTAAGCAAAATTTTCTTAAACAATAA
- a CDS encoding ferrous iron transport protein A produces the protein MTKLKNSITLLDLSPGEKMNITSLELENVMRRRLLDLGFVPGFIVEMIQYSPLGDPLAFRVSGTIIALRKEECVKILGERVG, from the coding sequence ATGACCAAGTTGAAGAATTCGATTACATTGCTTGACCTTTCGCCAGGCGAGAAAATGAACATAACATCCTTAGAATTAGAAAACGTAATGAGACGAAGATTACTTGATTTGGGTTTTGTACCGGGGTTTATTGTAGAAATGATACAATACAGCCCTCTCGGAGATCCACTTGCTTTTCGAGTAAGTGGAACAATAATTGCCCTACGTAAAGAGGAGTGTGTGAAAATCCTCGGGGAGAGAGTGGGCTAA
- a CDS encoding AAA family ATPase, with product MFFIQMSGFPGSGKSTLSREIAKRTGCIIIDHDIVKSALLNSIDEGAIDGKLAGKISYNIDFSLVDFHLSLGQSVILDSPCLYEEMVDKGMKLSSKYNVKYKYIECFLDDFIEINYRLKNRERMISQIAEIKLEAAFQSTLQSSKKPSNSNYFILNTGQPLESYIEDVMDYINN from the coding sequence ATGTTTTTTATTCAAATGTCTGGTTTTCCTGGTTCTGGGAAATCTACTCTTTCACGTGAGATTGCTAAAAGAACGGGATGTATTATTATTGACCACGATATTGTTAAGTCAGCATTATTAAATTCTATTGATGAAGGTGCGATTGATGGGAAACTTGCTGGGAAAATATCATATAACATTGATTTCTCCTTAGTAGACTTTCATTTATCGCTAGGGCAAAGTGTAATACTTGATAGCCCATGTTTATATGAGGAAATGGTTGATAAGGGAATGAAACTATCCTCTAAATATAATGTGAAGTATAAATATATTGAGTGTTTTCTTGATGATTTCATAGAAATAAATTATAGATTAAAAAATCGAGAAAGGATGATTAGTCAAATAGCTGAGATAAAATTAGAAGCTGCTTTTCAATCTACTCTTCAAAGTAGCAAAAAGCCCTCCAATAGTAACTATTTCATTTTGAATACAGGTCAACCATTGGAATCCTATATAGAAGATGTAATGGATTATATTAATAATTGA
- a CDS encoding GNAT family N-acetyltransferase: MTLKIQLFNSEVAELMELLSMNEWQFHSNPQIKAATIKKSIENGYYSDGRETFWIVDNKQKVGVIIIDDIDDTIPLIDIRLTSNQRGKGIGVKALQWLQEYLFGVRGKIRIEGYTRADNLAMRKCFSNAGFVKEGYLRNAWENEDGTLFDSVLYAAIFEDWKNNVDTQTKINDLPY; this comes from the coding sequence TTGACGTTAAAAATACAATTGTTTAATTCTGAGGTAGCGGAACTAATGGAATTACTAAGTATGAATGAATGGCAATTTCACTCAAATCCTCAAATAAAAGCAGCCACTATTAAGAAATCAATTGAAAATGGTTATTATTCAGATGGTCGTGAAACTTTTTGGATAGTTGATAATAAACAAAAAGTAGGTGTAATCATAATTGATGACATTGATGATACCATTCCGTTGATTGATATTCGTTTGACCTCGAATCAACGCGGCAAAGGGATCGGTGTTAAGGCGCTGCAATGGTTACAAGAATATTTATTTGGGGTTAGAGGGAAGATTCGCATAGAGGGATATACTAGAGCTGATAATTTAGCAATGAGAAAATGTTTTTCGAACGCAGGTTTTGTAAAAGAAGGATACTTACGAAATGCTTGGGAAAATGAAGATGGCACACTATTTGATAGCGTATTGTATGCAGCCATTTTTGAAGACTGGAAAAATAACGTGGATACACAAACTAAAATAAATGATTTACCCTATTAA
- a CDS encoding hemolysin family protein, giving the protein MDGTIILNLALIALFILLTAFFVGAEFAILKVRMSRIDQLISEGNKKAIIAKKVTQNLDYYLSACQLGITVTALILGALGEPTVEKILAPVFDYLNLGETVSTALSYAIALSVVTFLHVVLGELMPKTLAIQYADKMTLLLAPPLYWFGQVSKPFIAVLNGSAQLLLKGFGVKPAGHDEVYSEEELKLIVTQSYEGGEINQTELAYLENIFAFDSRQLKDIMIPRSKMVMLEKQQTLEQMIAVIEEFEYTRYPVIDVTKKKNDVIGFINTKEMLTDIAVGRSNDRTAFIHDILRFKHSTAIKEVFLKMQQSHKHMGVVTDGKGAIIGLVTMEDILSEIVGEIQDDGDIVFTTS; this is encoded by the coding sequence TTGGACGGAACAATTATTTTAAACTTAGCATTAATCGCATTATTTATTTTACTAACTGCATTTTTTGTAGGTGCAGAGTTTGCGATTTTAAAAGTACGTATGTCACGAATTGACCAGCTTATATCTGAAGGAAATAAAAAGGCAATTATTGCAAAGAAAGTAACACAGAATCTTGACTATTACTTATCAGCATGTCAATTAGGAATTACAGTTACAGCGCTTATTCTAGGTGCGCTTGGTGAGCCGACAGTTGAGAAAATATTAGCACCTGTTTTTGATTATTTAAATTTAGGTGAAACAGTTTCTACAGCATTGTCTTATGCGATTGCGCTATCGGTAGTCACGTTTTTACACGTAGTACTTGGCGAATTAATGCCAAAAACATTAGCAATACAATATGCAGATAAAATGACACTTCTATTAGCGCCTCCACTCTATTGGTTCGGACAAGTGTCAAAGCCTTTTATTGCAGTGTTAAATGGTTCAGCGCAACTTTTATTAAAAGGGTTTGGTGTAAAGCCCGCGGGACATGATGAGGTATATTCTGAAGAGGAACTAAAGTTGATTGTGACGCAAAGCTATGAAGGCGGCGAAATTAATCAAACGGAGCTTGCCTATTTAGAAAATATCTTTGCCTTTGATTCACGTCAATTAAAGGATATTATGATTCCACGCTCAAAGATGGTGATGCTAGAGAAGCAACAAACACTTGAGCAAATGATAGCCGTAATCGAAGAATTTGAATATACACGATATCCCGTCATTGATGTTACGAAAAAGAAGAATGATGTGATTGGATTTATTAACACGAAGGAAATGTTAACGGATATTGCTGTGGGTCGTTCGAATGATCGTACAGCTTTTATTCATGACATCCTACGCTTTAAACATTCAACAGCAATTAAAGAGGTTTTCTTAAAAATGCAGCAATCGCATAAACACATGGGCGTAGTAACAGATGGCAAAGGTGCCATCATCGGACTTGTGACAATGGAAGATATTTTATCGGAAATCGTTGGGGAAATTCAAGATGATGGAGATATCGTCTTCACGACATCGTGA
- a CDS encoding response regulator transcription factor: MIKVVIADDHEMVRIGVSSYLSAQPDIEVIGEATNGQEAVEKVLELRPDLVLMDNVMPIKNGAQATAEILQQWPEAKVMMVTSFIDDDKLYPALEAGAVSYILKTSNARQIADAIRKTMTGETVLEPEATTKVMARMRNTNAALHDQLTEREMEVLLCMAAGKANQEIAEQLFIALKTVKTHVSNILSKLEVQDRTQAVVYAFQNGLVK; the protein is encoded by the coding sequence ATGATTAAGGTTGTCATAGCGGATGATCATGAAATGGTGCGAATTGGTGTTTCTTCTTATCTATCTGCACAACCTGATATTGAAGTGATAGGAGAAGCAACAAACGGCCAAGAAGCGGTCGAAAAAGTGCTCGAATTACGTCCAGATTTAGTGCTAATGGACAATGTGATGCCGATAAAAAACGGTGCACAGGCTACAGCTGAAATTTTACAGCAATGGCCGGAAGCAAAAGTAATGATGGTCACAAGTTTTATTGATGATGATAAGCTTTACCCAGCGCTAGAAGCAGGCGCTGTGAGCTATATTTTAAAAACGTCGAATGCCCGTCAAATTGCTGATGCCATTCGTAAAACAATGACAGGCGAGACCGTATTAGAGCCAGAAGCAACAACAAAAGTGATGGCTCGAATGCGTAATACAAATGCCGCGCTCCACGACCAGCTAACAGAACGCGAAATGGAAGTCCTTCTATGTATGGCTGCCGGCAAAGCCAATCAAGAAATTGCCGAACAATTATTTATTGCATTAAAAACAGTTAAGACACATGTTAGTAATATTTTAAGTAAATTAGAAGTACAGGATCGCACACAAGCTGTCGTCTACGCATTTCAAAATGGCCTTGTAAAATAA
- a CDS encoding acyl-CoA dehydrogenase, translating into METTFTYEKFEVDGILTLLDPLYILALLFSALLLIAVLRFTVNPKIMLFVSVFTILLMAQIHIIGGILADELNLGDSSKNFYFLIAIVIVQVGIIIISYTKSKKK; encoded by the coding sequence ATGGAAACGACTTTTACGTACGAAAAATTTGAGGTCGATGGTATTTTAACATTACTCGATCCACTCTATATACTCGCTTTATTGTTCTCGGCATTGCTACTCATTGCCGTTTTGCGCTTCACCGTAAACCCAAAAATAATGCTTTTTGTCAGTGTATTTACCATTTTACTCATGGCACAAATTCATATTATCGGAGGCATTTTAGCAGATGAGCTTAACTTAGGGGACTCCAGCAAGAATTTTTATTTTTTAATCGCGATTGTTATCGTGCAGGTGGGCATAATAATCATTTCGTATACGAAAAGTAAGAAAAAATAA
- a CDS encoding YitT family protein has product MYFLKKGFALIIGSIFLSLGINLFLVPHKILDGGTVGIGLIINYIWGLNTGLTIIILSIPIFIFAWFKYRNYFYNSLHGMIISSFFIDLLTPVNNLVEIEAIYSSILGGIFVGIGIGLMLKNKTSTGGTDFIAQFLCDKTGINAGIFILLMDSIVIIWGGILLSSETFYLSIITLLFVGITTSYITR; this is encoded by the coding sequence CTGTACTTTCTAAAAAAAGGTTTTGCACTAATTATAGGCAGTATCTTTCTATCTTTAGGTATAAATTTATTTTTAGTACCACATAAGATATTAGATGGAGGTACAGTTGGTATCGGATTAATAATAAATTACATATGGGGTTTAAATACTGGACTAACAATTATCATATTAAGTATTCCGATCTTTATATTCGCATGGTTTAAATATAGAAATTATTTCTATAATAGTTTACATGGCATGATTATTTCTTCTTTTTTCATTGATTTACTAACACCTGTTAATAATCTAGTTGAAATTGAAGCAATATATAGCTCTATTCTAGGCGGCATCTTTGTAGGGATTGGAATTGGATTAATGTTGAAAAATAAGACAAGTACTGGAGGTACAGATTTTATTGCCCAGTTTTTATGTGATAAGACGGGTATAAATGCAGGGATATTTATCTTACTCATGGATTCAATTGTTATTATATGGGGTGGTATATTATTATCTTCCGAGACGTTTTATCTTTCTATAATAACTTTACTTTTTGTTGGTATAACTACGAGTTATATTACAAGATAG
- the feoB gene encoding ferrous iron transport protein B, which yields MKDTNFQIALAGNPNTGKSTLFNALTGLNQHTGNWPGKTVEQAVGSFTYENQEFTLIDLPGTYSLYSNSTDEEVARDYIIFDKPDVTLVVIDATSITRNLNLALQVLEMTSNVLICLNLIDEAEKKDIKVDDKLLSKKLGVPVVKISARNKVGLDELRKTICQMVAGKIHTNAFTIPYSQEIEYKIAEIEPSVKLLVGDSYPSRWIALRLLDYDEVFLNTLTTKVEDYESLQQIADQAKANTSTNLRENLVASIYKQTHEIANKVMLTNNRSDFKTEKIDKILTSKLWGFPIMFVLLGVVLWLTIAGANVPSSMLANLFNAIEGQLTIWFNYMNAPEWLHGLLVLGLFRGTGWVVSVMLPPMAIFFPMFALLENYGYLPRVAFNMDRLFKSAGAHGKQSLTMAMGFGCNAAAIMSTRIIESPRERMLAILTNNFIPCNGRWPTLILLASLFMAANYTGIKATFFTAGILIGFVLFGVAVTLIVSWVLSKTALRGIPTHYTLELPPYRRPKYMNTILRSSIDKTWLVLYRAVVVAAPAAVLTWVLANINIGDTSILMHFVQFLDPFAQLLGLDGFILAAFIIGLPANEIVIPVLLMAYLATGSLTEVTEMSELKQILLDQGWTWLTALNMMLFSLLHYPCGTTLVNIYKETKSKKWTFVAFAIPTGIAIFVTFTIATITKFFGWV from the coding sequence ATGAAAGATACAAATTTTCAAATTGCTTTAGCTGGAAATCCGAATACCGGGAAAAGCACTTTATTTAATGCACTCACGGGGTTAAATCAGCATACAGGAAACTGGCCTGGGAAGACGGTTGAACAAGCTGTTGGCTCATTCACCTATGAAAATCAAGAATTCACATTGATTGATTTACCTGGAACATATTCACTCTATTCCAATTCGACAGATGAAGAAGTTGCAAGAGATTATATTATTTTTGATAAACCAGATGTGACATTAGTTGTTATAGACGCAACGAGCATTACAAGAAATTTAAATTTAGCATTACAAGTGTTAGAAATGACTTCAAATGTATTAATCTGTTTAAATTTAATTGATGAAGCTGAAAAGAAAGATATAAAAGTTGATGATAAACTTTTATCGAAAAAGTTGGGCGTACCTGTTGTGAAAATCTCAGCTCGCAATAAAGTGGGCTTAGACGAACTTCGAAAGACAATTTGCCAAATGGTAGCAGGAAAAATACACACCAATGCATTTACTATTCCATATTCACAAGAAATTGAATATAAAATCGCAGAGATAGAGCCTTCTGTGAAATTGTTGGTTGGAGATTCCTATCCATCTCGCTGGATTGCGCTTCGTTTACTGGATTATGATGAGGTTTTTCTTAACACTCTGACTACTAAAGTTGAAGACTATGAAAGTTTGCAACAGATTGCAGATCAAGCAAAAGCTAACACATCTACTAATTTACGAGAAAATTTAGTTGCTAGTATATATAAACAAACACATGAGATTGCAAATAAAGTGATGTTGACAAATAATCGTTCTGATTTTAAAACAGAGAAGATTGATAAAATATTAACTTCTAAATTATGGGGTTTTCCAATAATGTTTGTCTTGCTCGGAGTTGTCCTATGGCTAACGATTGCTGGAGCTAATGTCCCTTCTTCAATGCTTGCCAACCTTTTTAATGCGATAGAAGGACAATTGACGATTTGGTTTAATTACATGAATGCACCTGAGTGGTTACACGGATTGTTAGTCTTAGGACTATTTAGAGGAACAGGGTGGGTTGTGAGCGTAATGCTTCCTCCGATGGCCATTTTCTTCCCTATGTTTGCGTTACTTGAAAACTATGGATACTTACCTCGTGTTGCCTTCAACATGGATCGGCTTTTTAAATCAGCTGGTGCACATGGCAAACAGTCTTTAACAATGGCAATGGGTTTTGGCTGTAATGCTGCAGCTATTATGAGTACTAGAATAATAGAGTCACCTCGCGAGAGAATGCTAGCTATATTAACGAATAATTTTATTCCATGTAACGGTCGTTGGCCAACACTTATCTTACTAGCTTCCCTATTTATGGCAGCTAACTATACAGGTATTAAAGCTACTTTTTTCACAGCCGGCATATTAATAGGGTTCGTACTTTTTGGAGTTGCCGTAACATTAATCGTTTCGTGGGTATTATCGAAAACAGCATTAAGAGGGATCCCTACTCATTATACGTTAGAACTACCGCCATATCGTCGACCAAAATATATGAATACAATTCTTCGATCTAGTATCGATAAAACGTGGCTCGTTTTATATAGAGCAGTAGTTGTTGCAGCTCCTGCAGCAGTTTTAACGTGGGTATTAGCTAATATCAATATTGGTGATACGAGTATTCTTATGCATTTCGTTCAATTCCTAGATCCATTTGCACAGTTGCTTGGTTTAGATGGATTTATTTTAGCAGCCTTTATCATCGGCTTACCTGCGAATGAAATAGTAATTCCGGTCCTATTAATGGCTTATTTAGCAACAGGCTCTTTAACCGAAGTCACTGAAATGTCGGAGTTAAAACAAATTTTACTGGATCAAGGATGGACTTGGTTAACCGCTTTAAATATGATGCTATTTTCATTATTGCATTATCCTTGTGGTACAACATTAGTAAATATCTACAAAGAAACAAAGAGTAAAAAATGGACGTTCGTGGCCTTTGCGATTCCAACTGGTATAGCAATTTTCGTAACCTTTACGATTGCTACAATTACAAAGTTTTTTGGTTGGGTGTAA
- a CDS encoding sensor histidine kinase: MIAFISRMFTLFITFSIMLFMLLLSILGEPIEENWRFLWDATSNQVPIIAIMLTLLLALSFVISTWMGISLILKENKTTRFVKKIAEPNFSESIKKTSGPLKKALRDANDLIETQRASLQRLATEKVQTNDAIVQERLLAERQRLARELHDSVSQQLFAASMLLSALTEQEQDAQSQKRLGQVEKVVQQAQLEMRALLLHLRPVALHNKTLAEGLEDLILELQEKVYFNIDYQIEEIALSKTEEDHLFRIAQEALSNTLRHAKANEVELLLIARDQLAILRIQDNGLGFDIDEDKTSSYGLRNIAERAVEIGCTYKIVSVPNEGTIVEVKVPLIREEPKND, encoded by the coding sequence ATGATTGCATTTATTAGCAGAATGTTCACGTTATTCATCACTTTTTCTATCATGCTATTTATGCTATTGTTGTCCATTTTAGGCGAACCTATAGAAGAAAATTGGCGTTTTTTATGGGATGCTACTTCCAATCAAGTGCCCATTATTGCCATTATGCTTACCCTATTATTAGCACTTAGTTTCGTTATTTCGACTTGGATGGGCATCTCCTTAATTTTGAAAGAAAATAAGACAACCCGCTTCGTCAAAAAAATTGCGGAACCCAATTTTTCTGAAAGTATAAAAAAAACAAGTGGCCCACTAAAAAAGGCATTGCGCGATGCCAATGATTTGATTGAAACCCAACGTGCTTCATTACAACGTTTAGCAACGGAAAAAGTGCAAACAAATGATGCGATTGTGCAAGAACGCCTTCTTGCCGAACGTCAACGACTTGCACGTGAGCTTCATGATTCGGTCTCTCAACAACTATTTGCGGCCTCGATGCTACTCTCTGCATTAACGGAACAAGAGCAAGATGCACAGTCACAAAAACGGCTCGGCCAAGTTGAAAAAGTTGTCCAACAGGCACAGCTTGAAATGCGCGCCCTTCTCTTACATCTTCGCCCTGTTGCATTGCACAATAAAACGTTAGCAGAAGGACTCGAGGATTTAATATTAGAACTACAGGAAAAAGTGTATTTCAATATTGACTATCAAATCGAAGAAATCGCTTTGTCAAAAACTGAGGAAGACCATCTTTTTCGCATCGCACAGGAAGCCCTATCGAACACGCTTCGTCATGCTAAAGCAAATGAAGTCGAGTTATTATTAATTGCACGCGATCAATTAGCCATTTTACGAATTCAGGATAATGGCTTAGGCTTTGATATAGATGAAGATAAAACCTCTTCATATGGCTTACGTAATATCGCTGAGCGTGCTGTGGAAATCGGCTGTACGTATAAAATTGTCTCCGTGCCGAATGAAGGAACCATCGTAGAAGTGAAAGTACCTTTAATAAGGGAGGAACCAAAAAATGATTAA
- the liaF gene encoding cell wall-active antibiotics response protein LiaF, translated as MSKISSDQIAVIAISFALVILVELTLFNNGSVFLFIAGLALVVFSFKKEKKKQITLWLGIILLFFAIITLWTLRLLIIGVLVFVLYKYLTKKEEQIEIFKHPLNEQLQQNKLIGTTAAETEAFQWRDIQIQRFIGDITLDVTQTILPPGKSIISIQQSLGKVRVIVPYEVTVKLHYSTLYGEATCFDYHPKRLINEQLSFDNGDKDAKRVLVIYVTSWIGDVEVQRG; from the coding sequence ATGTCTAAAATTTCATCTGATCAAATTGCGGTTATTGCCATCAGTTTTGCGTTAGTTATTTTAGTTGAATTGACACTATTTAATAATGGCAGCGTCTTTTTATTTATTGCTGGTTTGGCACTCGTTGTCTTTAGCTTCAAAAAGGAAAAGAAAAAACAAATCACTCTTTGGCTAGGTATTATTTTATTATTTTTTGCCATTATCACTTTATGGACACTTCGACTTCTAATAATTGGAGTTCTCGTTTTTGTCCTATATAAATATTTAACGAAAAAAGAGGAACAAATTGAAATTTTTAAGCATCCGCTAAATGAGCAGCTTCAGCAAAATAAGTTAATTGGGACTACCGCCGCTGAAACGGAAGCATTCCAATGGCGTGACATTCAAATTCAACGTTTTATTGGTGATATTACTTTAGATGTGACGCAAACCATTTTACCTCCTGGGAAATCTATTATTTCGATTCAACAATCTTTAGGTAAAGTTCGTGTCATTGTCCCTTATGAAGTGACCGTTAAACTCCATTACTCCACACTTTACGGAGAAGCGACTTGTTTTGATTATCATCCAAAACGCCTTATCAATGAGCAACTATCCTTTGACAATGGCGATAAGGATGCAAAACGGGTACTTGTCATTTATGTTACTTCTTGGATTGGTGATGTGGAGGTGCAACGCGGATGA